One stretch of Malus domestica chromosome 14, GDT2T_hap1 DNA includes these proteins:
- the LOC114821133 gene encoding acyltransferase Pun1-like, which produces MPQVLFYPSSSDEHSLVAEKSELLKKSLSEALTIFYPFAGEFKNNVSINCDDRGALFLEAQVNCPMSKILDKPDSEILRQLIPTPMRSKQAQVGHLVLVQANVFKCGGLAIGISISHKVADALANSKFIESWAEIARCTASTTDHHVVLPTEFGVAATLFPPQEFVKKTPLTLPFIDNVIGRRLVFDASKIAALKAKAASATVPNPTRVEAVSALIWKSALEASRSNLGFARPSTWRSSTNLRKILAQPFAENLQGNFVFFTMTKIEENEVYDLQTLVAKMRKCVEEFKVKYANEIRGEEVVQFLKEYSELVQKDDMDNYMCTSLCRFPFGSANFGWGKASCIRIPWNEDFKNRMLLLDASDGIGIDAYITLKKEDMVMIETNQDLLAYASLH; this is translated from the coding sequence ATGCCACAAGTTCTCTTCTATCCTAGCAGCAGTGATGAACATTCTTTGGTCGCTGAAAAGTCCGAGCTTCTAAAGAAATCATTATCTGAGGCCCTCACTATCTTCTACCCTTTTGCAGGGGAATTCAAAAATAACGTTTCCATCAACTGCGATGACCGCGGAGCTCTATTTCTTGAAGCCCAAGTCAACTGTCCCATGTCCAAGATCCTGGACAAACCCGATTCTGAGATCCTGAGACAACTGATTCCAACTCCTATGCGTTCCAAACAAGCACAAGTAGGGCATCTTGTACTAGTCCAGGCCAACGTATTCAAATGTGGTGGATTGGCAATTGGCATCAGCATTTCACATAAGGTCGCCGATGCCTTAGCGAACAGCAAATTCATCGAAAGCTGGGCTGAAATTGCCCGCTGCACTGCCAGCACTACTGACCATCACGTAGTACTTCCTACAGAATTTGGTGTTGCAGCTACTTTGTTCCCACCACAAGAATTTGTTAAGAAGACCCCCCTCACGCTACCTTTTATTGACAATGTTATCGGAAGGAGGCTTGTGTTTGATGCCTCAAAGATTGCTGCTCTCAAGGCCAAAGCTGCCAGTGCCACAGTGCCAAATCCGACGCGAGTTGAAGCAGTTTCCGCGCTCATTTGGAAATCCGCATTGGAAGCATCAAGATCGAACTTGGGTTTTGCAAGGCCATCCACTTGGCGGTCCTCTACGAACCTGAGGAAAATATTGGCTCAGCCCTTCGCAGAAAACTTACAAggaaattttgtgttttttaccATGACGAAGATCGAAGAGAATGAAGTATATGATCTTCAAACCTTGGTTGCAAAAATGAGGAAATGCGTTGAGGAATTTAAGGTAAAATATGCCAATGAAATTAGAGGGGAGGAAGTAGTTCAATTCCTGAAGGAGTATAGTGAGCTCGTTCAAAAGGATGATATGGACAACTATATGTGCACCAGTTTGTGTAGGTTTCCTTTCGGCTCGGCCAATTTTGGATGGGGAAAGGCATCATGCATTCGCATCCCTTGGAATGAAGATTTCAAAAACAGAATGTTATTGTTGGATGCAAGTGATGGCATTGGCATCGATGCATACATAACACTGAAAAAAGAAGATATGGTCATGATTGAAACCAACCAGGACCTGCTTGCATATGCTTCTCTGCATTAG